A window from Cryptomeria japonica chromosome 1, Sugi_1.0, whole genome shotgun sequence encodes these proteins:
- the LOC131040635 gene encoding germin-like protein subfamily 1 member 1 gives MASLPLSSIPLLFLLLIPTITADPDALQDFCVADTKSSTTFFNGLPCLNPSEVTGKHFTTSVLNKPANTSGNPFLYGVTITSPQALPGINTMGIALARVDVEKGGQVPAHTHPRADEYVCIMEGTFNGGFVDSNNNYYSQTVKAGDVFVFPRGTIHFLQNIHDGHGYMLAGFNSQNPGLAVTPLQTFASNPAVPPLAQAFQISEKDVRKIRKKLGGSGG, from the coding sequence ATGGCTTCACTACCTCTATCTTCCATTCCTCTCCTTTTCCTGCTTCTAATTCCCACTATAACTGCAGACCCAGATGCATTGCAGGATTTCTGCGTAGCAGACACCaaatcctccacaactttcttcaATGGCTTGCCTTGCCTGAATCCCAGTGAGGTCACCGGAAAACACTTCACCACATCTGTTCTGAACAAGCCGGCAAATACTTCAGGCAACCCATTTCTGTACGGTGTGACAATCACAAGCCCACAGGCATTGCCGGGAATCAATACTATGGGAATTGCACTAGCTCGTGTAGATGTGGAAAAGGGTGGTCAGGTGCCTGCTCACACACACCCAAGAGCCGATGAATATGTTTGCATTATGGAAGGAACATTTAATGGGGGATTTGTGGATAGCAACAACAATTATTATTCTCAGACTGTGAAGGCTGGCGATGTGTTTGTGTTTCCCAGGGGGACAATTCACTTCCTTCAAAACATTCATGACGGTCATGGATATATGTTGGCTGGATTTAACAGTCAGAATCCAGGGCTGGCTGTTACTCCATTGCAAACATTCGCTTCCAATCCGGCCGTTCCTCCCCTTGCCCAGGCGTTTCAGATTAGTGAGAAGGATGTGCGTAAGATTAGAAAGAAACTTGGGGGCAGTGGAGGCTAA